Sequence from the Streptomyces sp. NBC_00358 genome:
GGCGTGACCCTGGCCGGCATCGCCGTATCCGCGAGCCTCCTGCTCCTGCTGATCTACCTCAACCGCTTCACCCACAACCTGCGGCCGGTGGCGATCGCCGACATCGTGGGACGCCTCGGCGAACAGGTCCTCGACCACGCGGCGGCGCGCGTACGGAGCGGCGCGGCCTCCGACGGGGCGCCGGGCACGCCAGCTCCGGTGACCCGCATCCGGACCGGACGCGGCGGTGTCATCCAGGCGTTCGACGCGTCCGGCATGGTCTCGCTCGCGGCCCGGCACGACTGCGTGTTCGTGCTGGCCGCCTCGGTCGGCGACTTCGTGCCGCCCGGCGGCACCGTCGTCGAGATCCACGGCGGCACGTCTGCGCCCGACCCGCGCCGGGTGACCGGGCTCCTCGCCCTCGGTCCCGAGCGGACGATCGAGCAGGACCCGGCCTTCGCCCTGCGCATCCTGGTCGACATCGCCATCCGCGCCCTCTCCCCCGCGGTCAACGACCCCACCACGGCCGTCCAGGTGCTGAACCACGTCGAGGCGTTCCTGTACGCCGTCGGACGCGTCGGACTCCGCGGCCGGTACGTCCTCGCCGACGACCGGGGCCGGCCGCGCCTCGTGCTGCCGGGCCGGTCCTGGGAGGACTACCTGGAGCTCGCCGTCACCGAGATCCGCGACTACGGTGCGAGCTCGGTCCAGGTCTGCCGACGGCTGCGGGCCCTCCTCGAAGGCCTCCTGACGACACTGCCGGAAGCCTGCGGGCCCGCTCTCCGTGCCGAACTCGGACTGCTCGACCGAGCGGTGGACAGTGCGTTCGCCGACGCCCCCAGCCATGCCGTCGCGCTGACGCCCGACCCCCAGGGCATCGGAGGACGGCACCGTCGGGGCGGAGCCCCCGGCGGCTCACCGCCCCGGCTCCGCCCGTAGGAACTCGGCCGTCCGTGCCCGGTGTCAGCCCCGCTGGCGTTTCCGGTCGATGGCCTCGTCCAGGGTCGACGCGGCCATGATGAGGGACAGGTGGGTGAACGCCTGCGGGAAGTTGCCCAGTTGCTCACCACTGGGGCCGATCTCCTCGGCGAACAGGCCGACGTGGTTGGCGTAGGTATGCATCTTCTCGAAGGTGTAGCGGGCCGGACGGACCCGTCCGGCCCGGGCCAGGGCGTCGACGTAGAGGTAGGTGCAGAGGCTGAAGGTGCCCTCCGAACCGCGGAGGCCGTCCGGGGAGGCGGCCGGGTCGTACCGGTACACGAGGCTGTCCGAGACGAGCTTGCGTTCCATGGCGTCCAGGGTCGAGAGCCAGCCGGGGCTCTTCGCGGAGAGGAACCCGACGCGCGGGATCAACAGCAGCGAGGCGTCCAGGACGTCCCCGCCGTAGTGCTGGACCAAGGCCTGCT
This genomic interval carries:
- a CDS encoding DUF2254 domain-containing protein — translated: MTSWATRFRLRQYAKASLWIVPLFGLVLGVALAEAASAVDGASWLPRTWNYSASTASSVLSSVVGAMIALLGFVVTIGVLVIQQATGTLSPRYMRLWYRDRLQKAVLATFTGTFAFAYTLLRSIETDSVPNLGVTLAGIAVSASLLLLLIYLNRFTHNLRPVAIADIVGRLGEQVLDHAAARVRSGAASDGAPGTPAPVTRIRTGRGGVIQAFDASGMVSLAARHDCVFVLAASVGDFVPPGGTVVEIHGGTSAPDPRRVTGLLALGPERTIEQDPAFALRILVDIAIRALSPAVNDPTTAVQVLNHVEAFLYAVGRVGLRGRYVLADDRGRPRLVLPGRSWEDYLELAVTEIRDYGASSVQVCRRLRALLEGLLTTLPEACGPALRAELGLLDRAVDSAFADAPSHAVALTPDPQGIGGRHRRGGAPGGSPPRLRP